From Anopheles coluzzii chromosome 3, AcolN3, whole genome shotgun sequence, the proteins below share one genomic window:
- the LOC120957009 gene encoding uncharacterized protein LOC120957009, translated as MWAHFTHTDFDRRAGDSNSKTASFVQRTQQLALFSQLYFTYRCGFSYILLVRSDKNRMNPADFDIVAKHVYTNVDRINRYLGQAKIGSKFLPNGTTPDPTDDLPGALLALSKEETAEQVKTANGFDPLERPNEDEIDTLFDAIRSRPSSGTNSSSTTTTTNNNNAKAQRQGSCKKATGAAPLQQSRILNETNLIANTTTNANGSCSDLTGLINKTAKQPPIDVEALVEKLRQAIDLLGTIENSEITTVDLAQIRNQFRREWSSSVKACRNVDAWVEDFKRQSEGSHGSATVKKEPLITSELVKSMKQLQTKLHYALSVRKAEVLPDLTKTLSKEVFPLSEYLDMIDETIRQKQL; from the exons ATGTGGGCTCATTTCACGCACACCGATTTTGACAGACGTGCGGGCGATTCCAATTCGAAAACGGCATCATTTGTGCAACGAACACAACAGCTTGCACTGTTTTCTCAGCTCTATTTTACATACCGTTGTGGTTTTAGTTACATTTTACTCGTGCGTTCTGATAAAAACAGAATGAATCCGGCCGACTTCGATATAGTGGCAAAGCACGTGTACACCAATGTGGATAGAATCAATCGCTACCTCGGCCAGGCAAAGATAGGCTCCAAATTCCTTCCGAACGGAACCACCCCGGACCCCACCGATGACCTGCCGGGTGCTTTGCTAGCTCTCTCGAAGGAAGAAACTGCCGAACAGGTTAAAACGGCCAACGGATTCGATCCACTGGAACGCCCGAATGAGGATGAAATCGACACATTATTCGATGCGATTCGATCCCGTCCTTCATCCGGcactaacagcagcagcaccacaaccaccaccaacaacaacaacgccaaGGCTCAGCGACAAGGATCGTGCAAGAAAGCGACAGGCGCCGCACCCCTGCAGCAATCACGAATCCTTAACGAAACCAATCTCATAGCCAACACAACGACCAACGCGAACGGCTCCTGCTCCGATCTGACTGGGTTGATCAACAAAACGGCCAAACAGCCTCCAATCGATGTGGAAGCACTTGTAGAAAAACTCCGCCAGGCGATCGATCTGCTCGGCACGATCGAAAACTCCGAAATAACGACGGTCGATCTGGCACAGATCCGTAACCAGTTCCGGCGCGAATGGTCCAGCAGCGTGAAGGCCTGCCGCAACGTGGACGCCTGGGTGGAGGATTTTAAACGACAGTCGGAAGGCAGCCACGGTTCGGCAACGGTTAAGAAGGAACCACTCATTACCAGCGAGCTGGTGAAATCGATGAAACAATTACAAACG aAACTTCATTACGCGTTATCGGTGCGAAAGGCGGAAGTTCTGCCCGACCTGACGAAAACGCTCAGCAAGGAAGTGTTCCCGCTGTCCGAGTATCTCGACATGATTGACGAAACCATCCGACAGAAGCAGCTGTAA
- the LOC120956933 gene encoding neuronal membrane glycoprotein M6-a isoform X1, translating into MVTVQTVSGRLTARTAAYSDRKHPTTTQPDLPAASSNNMTSNRNRTPTGQIRDDFLLETNFDDDGALTRAYNTLPQQQQGALQRRSIPYRSNLSVDRYSETTLHGKPPRKGGCCKSCVTRIPYATLIATVMCLIGVGVFCGTMFRGTSLAIIMLDQVFHLRLPWIEAVQIIFVVIGASMAALGLMILFVGFLATGATRHKVYRAWGSRVGGRISCAVFMAISYVLNIAWILILCFLSIVTFVFTVFWNMCANTNVQTHRDCIDLTQFYFMFPDGVKQEDMKICEPAKVKAFCKDGVEKCEIMFILATVSCLLIILSFVHYLMCLAANYAHIRDHEKFQELQEIQNLTEMEYSAASKDRF; encoded by the exons ATGG TTACAGTTCAAACCGTTAGCGGACGGTTGACAGCCCGAACCGCCGCCTACTCGGACCGGAAGCATCCCACCACAACGCAACCTGACCTACCCgcagccagcagcaacaacatgaCCAGCAATCGTAACCGAACGCCGACCGGCCAGATACGGGACGATTTTCTGCTCGAGACCAACTTCGATGACGACGGGGCGCTAACACGTGCCTACAACACactgccgcagcagcaacagggaGCCCTGCAGCGGCGAAGCATACCTTATCGGTCCAACTTATCGGTGGATCGATACTCGGAAACGACACTGCACGGCAAACCACCGCGGAAAG GCGGCTGCTGCAAGTCATGCGTAACGCGAATACCGTACGCGACACTGATCGCGACGGTCATGTGCCTTATCGGAGTCGGCGTGTTTTGCGGCACCATGTTCCGCGGTACCTCGCTCGCGATCATCATGCTCGATCAGGTGTTTCATCTGCGCCTGCCGTGGATCGAAGCGGTACAGATCATCTTCGTCGTGATCGGTGCGTCGATGGCTGCGCTCGGGCTGATGATCCTGTTCGTGGGCTTCCTGGCGACCGGTGCCACCCGGCATAAGGTGTACCGGGCGTGGGGCTCGCGTGTCGGCGGCCGCATCTCGTGTGCCGTCTTTATGGCCATTTCGTACGTGCTCAACATTGCGTGGATACTGATCCTTTGCTTCCTGTCGATCGTCACGTTCGTGTTTACCGTGTTCTGGAACATGTGCGCCAACACGAACGTACAGACGCATCGGGATTGCATCGATCTGACGCAGTTCT ACTTTATGTTCCCCGATGGCGTCAAGCAGGAGGATATGAAAATCTGCGAACCGGCCAAAGTGAAAGCGTTCTGCAAGGATGGGGTGGAAAAGTGTGAAATCATGTTCATCCTCGCCACCGTCTCCTGTCTGCTGATCATTCTCAGCTTCGTGCACTATCTGATGTGTCTGGCGGCGAACTACGCGCACATACGCGACCACGAAAAGTTCCAGGAGCTGCAGGAGATCCAGAACCTGACCGAGATGGAGTACAGTGCGGCGTCGAAGGACCGGTTCTAG
- the LOC120956933 gene encoding neuronal membrane glycoprotein M6-a isoform X2 produces the protein MGGCCKSCVTRIPYATLIATVMCLIGVGVFCGTMFRGTSLAIIMLDQVFHLRLPWIEAVQIIFVVIGASMAALGLMILFVGFLATGATRHKVYRAWGSRVGGRISCAVFMAISYVLNIAWILILCFLSIVTFVFTVFWNMCANTNVQTHRDCIDLTQFYFMFPDGVKQEDMKICEPAKVKAFCKDGVEKCEIMFILATVSCLLIILSFVHYLMCLAANYAHIRDHEKFQELQEIQNLTEMEYSAASKDRF, from the exons ATGG GCGGCTGCTGCAAGTCATGCGTAACGCGAATACCGTACGCGACACTGATCGCGACGGTCATGTGCCTTATCGGAGTCGGCGTGTTTTGCGGCACCATGTTCCGCGGTACCTCGCTCGCGATCATCATGCTCGATCAGGTGTTTCATCTGCGCCTGCCGTGGATCGAAGCGGTACAGATCATCTTCGTCGTGATCGGTGCGTCGATGGCTGCGCTCGGGCTGATGATCCTGTTCGTGGGCTTCCTGGCGACCGGTGCCACCCGGCATAAGGTGTACCGGGCGTGGGGCTCGCGTGTCGGCGGCCGCATCTCGTGTGCCGTCTTTATGGCCATTTCGTACGTGCTCAACATTGCGTGGATACTGATCCTTTGCTTCCTGTCGATCGTCACGTTCGTGTTTACCGTGTTCTGGAACATGTGCGCCAACACGAACGTACAGACGCATCGGGATTGCATCGATCTGACGCAGTTCT ACTTTATGTTCCCCGATGGCGTCAAGCAGGAGGATATGAAAATCTGCGAACCGGCCAAAGTGAAAGCGTTCTGCAAGGATGGGGTGGAAAAGTGTGAAATCATGTTCATCCTCGCCACCGTCTCCTGTCTGCTGATCATTCTCAGCTTCGTGCACTATCTGATGTGTCTGGCGGCGAACTACGCGCACATACGCGACCACGAAAAGTTCCAGGAGCTGCAGGAGATCCAGAACCTGACCGAGATGGAGTACAGTGCGGCGTCGAAGGACCGGTTCTAG